The Plasmodium knowlesi strain H genome assembly, chromosome: 14 genome has a segment encoding these proteins:
- a CDS encoding ATP synthase subunit gamma, mitochondrial, putative, whose translation MAWNNTLLIRAEQCALNNLSIMAKRNFASDNLRSLSLRMKSIKSIQKITKAMKMVAASKFKGDQRRLENCKHFSTPLTDIFNRLNKQEMHKKNEDLAIIAISSDKGLCGSVNSSVSRVCKKLLENEQVDNELVNNIAPNKIYLYGIGEKIRSALNRLHGDKFEAIYNEYNKIPINFLTCAYIAERIIKKNHSNLLIVYNNFKSAISFDTKILSVFSEKQLKKMNKKELATFEFEPELDHIFKDIYEFYFASLIYNCIIENLAAEQSARMTAMDNASSSATEMLDALSLRYNRARQSKITLELIEIISGANAL comes from the exons atggcatggAACAACACACTGCTAATTCGCGCAGAACAATGCGCACTGAACAACCTGAGCATAATGGCGAAAAGAAACTTCGCAAGCGACAACCTTAGATCCCTGTCGCTCCGGATGAAGTCAATCAAGTCCATCCAGAAAATCACGAAAGCAATGAAAATGGTTGCCGCGTCCAAATTTAAAGGGGACCAAAGAAGGTTAGAAAATTGCAAACACTTTTCCACCCCACTAACAGATATATTTAACAGATTAAACAAACaagaaatgcacaaaaaaaatgaagacctTGCAATAATCGCCATCTCATCAGATAAAGGACTATGCGGTAGTGTCAATTCTTCCGTCTCTAgagtttgcaaaaaattattggaaaatgaacaagtaGATAACGAGCTAGTCAATAACATAGCTCCCAATAAAATCTACTTGTATGgtataggagaaaaaatcagATCAGCTTTAAATAGATTGCATGGAGATAAATTTGAAGCCATCTACAATGAGTACAATAAAATTCCGATCAATTTTctcacatgtgcatatattgcCGAAcgtataataaaaaagaaccacAGTAATTTGCTCATTGTTTATAATAATTTCAAGTCAGCCATATCTTTTGATACGAAAATATTAAGCGTTTTTTCGGAGAAgcaacttaaaaaaatgaacaaaaaggagCTAGCCACTTTCGAGTTTGAGCCAGAACTTGATCATATTTTCAAGGACATTTATGAATTCTACTTTGCCTCCCTCATTTATAATTGCATCATAGAAAATTTGGCCGCTGAGCAG TCCGCCCGAATGACAGCTATGGACAACGCCTCCTCGAGTGCTACCGAAATGCTAGACGCCCTTTCCCTGAGGTATAACAGGGCGAGACAg TCTAAAATTACGTTGGAGCTTATCGAAATTATATCCGGTGCGAACGCCCTGTAG